A genome region from Hippopotamus amphibius kiboko isolate mHipAmp2 chromosome 1, mHipAmp2.hap2, whole genome shotgun sequence includes the following:
- the PCDHGC4 gene encoding protocadherin gamma-C4 translates to MLCKVRSWVEICRGATLLFLFCHLGYVCGQIRYPVPEESQEGTFVGNVAQDFLLDTENLAARRLQVAGEMNQRHFRVDLDSGALLIKNPIDREALCGLSASCIVPLEFVTEGPLEMYRAEVEIVDVNDHAPRFPRQQLDLEIGEAAPPGQRFPLEKAQDADVGSNSISSYRLSSNEHFALDVKKRSDGSLVPELLLEKPLDREKQSDYRLVLTAVDGGNPPRSGTAELRVSVLDVNDNAPAFQQSSYRISVLESAPAGMLLIQLNASDPDLGPSGNVTFSFSGHTPDRVRNLFSLHPTNGKLTLQGPLDFESENYYEFDIRARDGGSPAMEQHCSLRVDLLDVNDNAPHITVTSELGTLPESAESGTVVALISVQDPDSGSNGDVSLRIPDHLPFALKSAFRNQFSLVTAGPLDREAKSSYDIMVTASDAGSPPLSTHRTIFLNISDVNDNPPSFFQRSHEVFVPENNRPGDLLCSLAASDPDSGLNALISYSLLEPRNRDVSASSFISLNPQTGAVHATRSFDYEQTQTLQFEVQARDRGNPPLSSTVTVRLFVLDLNDNAPAVLRPRARPGSLCPQALPPSVGAGHLVTKVTAVDLDSGYNAWVSYQLLEAPDPSLFAVSRYAGEVRTAVPIPADLPPQKLVIVVKDSGSPPLSTSVTLLVSLEEDTHPVVPDLRESSAPREGESRLTLYLAVSLVAICFVSFGSFVALISKCLRGAACGVTCFPAGTCACLTRSRRREGLPPSNGILRIQLGSDDPIKFVDVGGHSHGCTPLASAPTRSDSFLMVKSPSAPMAGEPVRPSCPPSDLLYGLEVRPLQAQPMLEGYSDAGMWLGHVPESIGLSVRACCDVTTSVSGNYVVDAMP, encoded by the coding sequence ATGCTCTGCAAGGTGAGAAGCTGGGTAGAAATCTGCCGGGGGGCTacccttttgttccttttttgccACCTGGGTTATGTTTGTGGGCAGATTCGATACCCGGTCCCAGAGGAGTCACAGGAAGGGACTTTTGTAGGGAATGTCGCCCAAGATTTCCTGCTGGATACAGAGAACTTGGCAGCTCGCAGGCTGCAGGTTGCTGGAGAGATGAACCAAAGACACTTCCGTGTGGATTTGGACAGCGGTGCCCTGCTCATCAAGAATCCAATCGATCGAGAGGCACTGTGTGGGCTCAGTGCCAGCTGCATCGTGCCCCTGGAGTTTGTAACAGAAGGGCCTTTGGAAATGTACCGAGCAGAGGTAGAAATCGTGGATGTGAATGATCACGCCCCCCGATTTCCTCGGCAGCAGCTGGACTTGGAAATTGGGGAGGCAGCTCCTCCAGGACAGCGTTTCCCCTTGGAAAAGGCTCAGGATGCAGATGTGGGGAGCAACTCCATCAGCAGCTATAGACTAAGCTCCAATGAACACTTTGCACTGGATGTCAAGAAGCGCAGCGACGGCAGCCTGGTCCCAGAGCTGCTGCTGGAGAAGCCTTTGGATCGGGAAAAGCAATCAGACTACCGCCTAGTGCTGACTGCTGTGGATGGAGGGAACCCCCCGAGATCTGGCACAGCAGAGCTCCGGGTGTCAGTACTGGACGTGAACGACAACGCCCCAGCCTTCCAGCAATCCAGCTACAGGATTAGTGTTTTGGAGAGCGCACCAGCCGGCATGCTGCTCATCCAGCTCAATGCCTCTGACCCAGACCTGGGTCCCAGTGGTAACGTCACCTTTTCTTTCAGTGGTCACACCCCTGATCGTGTGAGAAACCTCTTTAGCCTGCACCCCACTAATGGAAAGCTTACCCTTCAGGGGCCCCTAGACTTTGAGAGCGAGAATTACTACGAATTTGATATTCGGGCTCGAGATGGGGGTTCTCCAGCCATGGAGCAACATTGCAGCCTTCGGGTGGATCTCCTGGATGTAAATGACAATGCCCCCCACATCACAGTGACCTCAGAGCTTGGGACTCTCCCCGAGAGTGCAGAATCTGGCACTGTGGTGGCACTCATCAGTGTGCAGGACCCTGACTCAGGTTCAAATGGAGATGTGAGTCTGCGCATTCCTGACCATTTGCCCTTTGCCCTCAAGTCTGCCTTCAGGAACCAGTTCTCCCTGGTGACTGCTGGGCCCTTGGACCGAGAGGCCAAATCCAGCTATGATATCATGGTCACTGCCTCTGATGCTGGGAGCCCTCCTCTGAGTACCCACAGGACCATTTTCCTCAATATTTCAGATGTGAATGATAACCCACCCTCTTTCTTCCAGAGGTCACATGAGGTATTTGTTCCAGAGAACAACCGCCCAGGGGACCTGCTTTGCTCCCTTGCAGCCTCTGATCCGGACTCTGGCTTGAATGCACTTATCTCCTACTCTCTCCTAGAACCCAGAAATCGAGATGTGTCAGCTTCCTCCTTCATCTCTCTGAACCCCCAGACGGGAGCTGTTCATGCTACTCGATCCTTTGACTATGAGCAAACACAGACGCTACAGTTTGAAGTGCAGGCCCGGGATCGGGGCAACCCGCCCCTTAGTAGCACGGTGACAGTTCGCCTATTTGTCCTGGACCTCAATGACAATGCCCCAGCTGTGCTCCGCCCTAGAGCCCGACCTGGTTCCTTGTGTCCCCAAGCACTGCCTCCATCAGTTGGTGCTGGGCACCTAGTGACAAAGGTGACCGCTGTGGACTTGGATTCAGGTTACAATGCTTGGGTTTCATATCAGCTCCTGGAGGCCCCAGATCCCAGCCTGTTTGCAGTCTCCCGCTATGCTGGGGAGGTGCGGACAGCTGTTCCCATCCCGGCTGATCTCCCTCCGCAGAAGCTGGTCATTGTGGTAAAGGATAGTGGTAGCCCACCACTCTCTACCTCCGTGACTCTCCTGGTGTCCTTGGAAGAAGACACTCATCCAGTTGTCCCTGATCTTCGAGAATCTTCCGCTCCAAGGGAAGGAGAATCCCGCTTGACCCTCTACTTGGCTGTATCTCTGGTGGCAATTTGCTTTGTCTCCTTTGGCTCATTTGTGGCACTAATCTCGAAGTGCCTGCGTGGGGCTGCCTGTGGAGTGACCTGCTTTCCTGCTGGCACTTGTGCCTGTCTCACCCGATCtcgaaggagggaggggcttCCTCCTTCCAATGGGATCCTCCGAATCCAGCTAGGGTCGGATGATCCTATCAAGTTTGTTGATGTGGGCGGCCACTCTCATGGCTGTACACCCTTGGCTTCTGCACCCACTCGGAGCGATAGCTTCCTGATGGTGAAGTCACCCAGTGCACCTATGGCAGGGGAACCTGTTCGCCCCAGCTGCCCACCCTCTGATCTTCTCTATGGGCTAGAGGTGAGACCTTTGCAGGCTCAGCCAATGCTTGAGGGTTATTCTGATGCAGGCATGTGGCTGGGCCATGTCCCAGAGAGCATTGGTCTCTCTGTAAGAGCCTGTTGTGATGTCACCACTTCTGTGAGTGGTAACTATGTGGTAGATGCTATGCCTTAG
- the LOC130852001 gene encoding protocadherin gamma-C3 isoform X20 — MVPEAWRGGLVSTGRVVGVLLLLGALHKASAAVISYEILEEREKGFVVGNVIRDLGLDLSSLSARRLRVVSGASRRFFEVNWETGEIFVNDRLDREELCGTLPSCTITLELVVERPLELISAEVVILDINDNNPSFPTREMKLEISEAVAPGTRFPLESAHDPDVGSNSLQTYELSRNEYFALRVQTREDGTKYAELVLERALDREREPDLQLVLTALDGGTPARSASLPIRIVVLDANDNAPTFNQSLYRARVLEDAPPGTPVVQVHATDLDKGPNGEIIYSFGSHNRAGVRELFSLDLVTGVLTVKGRLDFEDAKLHEIYIQAKDKGANPEGAHCKVLVEVVDVNDNAPEITVTSVYSPVPEDAPLGTVIALLSVTDLDAGENGLVTCEVPPGLPFSLTSSLKNYFTLKTSANLDRETVSEYNLSITARDTGTPSLSGLTTVQVQVSDINDNPPQSSQSSYDVYVEENNLPGVPILNLSVWDPDAPQNARLSFFLLEQGAEIGLVGRYFTVNRDSGVVSSLVPLDHEDRREFKLTAHISDGGTPVLATNVSVNIFVTDCNDNAPQVLYPRPGQSSVEMLPRGTAAGHVVTRVVGWDPDAGYNAWLSYSLLGAPNQSLFAVGLHTGQVSTARPVQDTDLPRQTLMVLIKDNGEPSMSTTATLTVSVTEESPEAQADFASGSAPREQNKNLTFYLLLSLILVSVGFAVTVLGVIIFKVYKWKQSRDLYRAPMSSLYRTPGPSLHADAVRGGLMPPHLYHQVYLTTDSRRSDPLLKKPGAASPLASRQNTLRSLDPVFYSKPRPTRTGVSLRPRDLAPADPKMAMKPAPGPTTSLTQRCCKP, encoded by the coding sequence ATGGTCCCAGAGGCCTGGAGGGGTGGACTGGTAAGCACCGGGAGAGTGGTGGGAGTTTTGCTTCTTCTTGGTGCCTTGCATAAGGCTTCCGCCGCTGTCATTAGCTATGAGAtcctggaggaaagagagaagggttTCGTGGTGGGCAACGTGATCAGGGACCTTGGCTTGGATCTCAGCAGCCTGTCAGCCCGCAGGCTCCGGGTGGTGTCCGGAGCTAGCCGAAGATTCTTTGAGGTGAACTGGGAGACCGGAGAGATCTTCGTGAACGACCGCCTGGATCGAGAGGAGCTATGTGGGACGCTGCCCTCCTGCACCATAACTCTGGAGTTGGTAGTGGAGAGGCCGCTAGAGCTGATCAGCGCGGAAGTGGTGATCCTGGATATCAATGACAACAATCCCTCTTTTCCTACCCGGGAAATGAAATTGGAGATTAGTGAGGCCGTGGCGCCGGGGACGCGCTTTCCGCTCGAGAGCGCGCATGATCCTGACGTGGGGAGCAACTCTTTACAAACCTATGAGCTGAGCCGAAACGAGTACTTTGCGCTTCGCGTGCAGACGCGGGAAGACGGCACTAAGTACGCGGAGCTGGTGCTGGAGCGCGCCCTGGACCGGGAGCGAGAACCAGATCTCCAGCTGGTGCTGACGGCGCTGGATGGAGGAACACCCGCTCGCTCCGCTAGCCTTCCTATTCGAATCGTCGTGCTGGACGCGAATGACAATGCGCCCACTTTCAATCAGTCCTTGTACCGGGCGCGAGTCCTGGAGGATGCACCCCCTGGCACCCCCGTGGTGCAAGTCCATGCAACGGATCTGGATAAAGGCCCCAATGGCGAAATCATTTACTCCTTCGGCAGCCACAACCGCGCAGGCGTGCGGGAACTATTCTCTTTAGACCTTGTAACCGGGGTGCTGACAGTCAAGGGTCGACTGGATTTCGAAGACGCCAAACTCCATGAGATTTACATACAGGCCAAAGACAAGGGCGCCAATCCTGAGGGAGCACACTGTAAAGTTTTGGTAGAGGTTGTGGATGTAAATGACAATGCCCCGGAGATCACAGTCACCTCCGTGTACAGCCCAGTCCCCGAGGATGCCCCTCTAGGAACTGTCATTGCTTTGCTCAGTGTGACCGATCTGGATGCTGGGGAGAACGGGTTGGTGACTTGCGAAGTTCCGCCAGGTCTCCCTTTTAGCCTTACATCTTCCCTCAAGAATTACTTTACTTTGAAAACCAGCGCAAACCTGGATCGGGAGACTGTGTCAGAATACAACCTCAGCATCACAGCTCGAGACACGGGAACCCCTTCCCTCTCGGGCCTCACGACAGTGCAAGTGCAAGTGTCCGACATTAATGACAACCCTCCACAATCTTCCCAGTCTTCTTACGATGTTTACGTTGAGGAAAATAACCTCCCCGGTGTTCCAATACTAAACCTAAGTGTCTGGGACCCCGATGCCCCGCAGAATGCTcgcctttccttctttctcttggaGCAAGGAGCTGAAATAGGGCTAGTGGGTCGCTATTTCACAGTAAATCGTGACAGTGGCGTCGTGTCATCCTTAGTGCCCCTGGACCATGAGGATCGGCGGGAGTTCAAATTAACAGCTCATATCAGCGATGGGGGCACTCCTGTCCTGGCCACCAATGTCAGCGTGAACATATTTGTCACGGATTGCAATGACAATGCCCCCCAGGTCCTATACCCCCGGCCTGGCCAGAGCTCAGTAGAGATGCTACCTCGAGGTACTGCTGCCGGCCACGTGGTCACGCGGGTGGTAGGCTGGGACCCGGATGCAGGGTACAACGCCTGGCTCTCCTACAGCCTCTTGGGAGCCCCTAACCAGAGCCTTTTTGCTGTGGGACTTCACACGGGTCAAGTCAGCACTGCCCGCCCAGTCCAGGATACAGATTTGCCCAGGCAGACTCTCATGGTCTTGATCAAAGACAATGGGGAGCCATCAATGTCCACTACCGCTACTCTGACTGTGTCAGTAACGGAGGAATCTCCTGAAGCCCAGGCTGACTTCGCCTCCGGCTCTGCCCCCAGGGAGCAGAATAAAAATCTCACCTTTTATCTGCTTCTCTCTCTAATCCTGGTCTCCGTGGGGTTCGCAGTCACGGTATTGGGAGTGATAATATTCAAAGTTTACAAATGGAAGCAGTCCAGGGACCTATACCGAGCCCCGATGAGCTCCCTGTACCGAACACCAGGGCCTTCTTTGCATGCCGATGCTGTGCGGGGAGGCCTGATGCCCCCACACCTTTACCATCAGGTGTACCTCACCACTGACTCGAGACGCAGCGACCCACTGCTGAAGAAACCTGGTGCTGCCAGCCCACTGGCCAGCCGCCAGAACACTCTGCGGAGCCTGGATCCAGTGTTCTATAG